Proteins encoded in a region of the Hippocampus zosterae strain Florida chromosome 11, ASM2543408v3, whole genome shotgun sequence genome:
- the npy4r gene encoding neuropeptide Y receptor type 4: MSFSGDASQHPPSAPSLNQTSQSRAPPWEKPRENETLFPDLLGLGHDDQCHTSPVLTAFLVAWYSVTMVLGLVGNIGLICIITRRREKANVTSIFICNLSFSDILVCVFCLPFTLIYTLMDHWVFGSLLCRLVPFIQCMSVTVSILSLVFIALERHQLIINPAGWKPSIPQAYTAVVVIWILACFTSSPFLAFQLLTNEPYANAILPQSTFFHDMSPPHHVSAANSSVLSNSLHFHNLYASLHMEACLERWPSQHHRLTYTTWLLLFQYCGPLILVLLCYVRVFVRLRHRKDMLNRARMPDSQRMTHSRRINIMLVALITAFALCWLPLTIFNAVSDWNQEALPVCHHNLLFSLCHLLAMSSTCINPIIYGFLNSNFRQEVKEVMQHCCCRPLEEECERFPMSTVHMEVSRTSVPIACRSNSV, encoded by the coding sequence ATGTCCTTCAGTGGTGACGCGAGCCAGCATCCCCCTTCCGCGCCGTCCCTCAACCAAACGTCCCAGTCACGAGCCCCGCCGTGGGAGAAGCCTCGCGAGAACGAAACTCTGTTCCCAGACCTATTAGGTCTGGGCCACGACGACCAATGTCACACGTCTCCGGTCCTCACGGCGTTTCTGGTGGCATGGTACAGTGTCACAATGGTGCTGGGCCTTGTGGGCAATATCGGCCTTATCTGCATAATTACTCGGCGCCGGGAGAAAGCCAACGTCACCAGCATTTTCATCTGTAACCTGTCATTCTCTGACATTCTGGTGTGTGTCTTCTGCCTCCCTTTCACACTCATATACACGCTCATGGACCACTGGGTGTTTGGGTCACTGCTGTGCCGCCTGGTGCCCTTCATTCAATGCATGTCTGTTACCGTCTCCATCCTTTCCCTGGTTTTCATCGCCCTGGAGAGACACCAACTCATCATCAACCCGGCTGGCTGGAAGCCCAGCATTCCGCAAGCCTACACGGCAGTCGTTGTCATCTGGATTCTGGCCTGTTTCACCTCCTCGCCTTTCCTGGCCTTTCAGCTGCTCACGAACGAGCCCTACGCCAACGCGATCCTTCCCCAGTCTACTTTCTTTCACGATATGTCACCTCCGCATCACGTCTCGGCTGCTAACTCATCCGTGCTTTCGAATTCCCTCCATTTTCACAACCTTTACGCATCCTTGCACATGGAGGCTTGTCTGGAGCGCTGGCCCTCCCAGCATCACCGGCTGACTTACACCACGTGGCTGCTGCTTTTCCAGTACTGCGGCCCTCTCATTCTCGTTCTGCTGTGTTACGTCCGAGTGTTTGTGCGCCTGCGTCACCGCAAAGACATGCTGAACCGCGCCAGAATGCCCGATAGCCAACGTATGACCCACAGCCGTCGCATCAACATCATGCTGGTGGCCCTGATCACGGCCTTTGCCCTGTGCTGGCTGCCGCTCACCATCTTCAACGCCGTGTCCGACTGGAACCAGGAGGCGCTGCCTGTGTGCCACCACAACCTGCTCTTCTCACTCTGCCACCTCCTGGCCATGTCGTCCACCTGCATCAACCCCATCATCTACGGCTTCCTCAACTCCAACTTTAGGCAGGAGGTGAAGGAGGTGATGCAGCACTGCTGCTGCCGCCCCCTGGAGGAAGAGTGTGAGCGCTTCCCCATGTCCACCGTGCACATGGAGGTGTCTCGCACCTCGGTGCCAATCGCCTGCAGGAGTAACTCTGTTTAA